Proteins encoded together in one Balaenoptera ricei isolate mBalRic1 chromosome 2, mBalRic1.hap2, whole genome shotgun sequence window:
- the PATL2 gene encoding protein PAT1 homolog 2 translates to MKRLQGTHLNQSPGKSYDPLALKEVLVCASQLEEEEQNEEEREEEVDPDLAPDLEEEEEQEEEEEENDLGDPAVLSAVRNIQKGLLSSPGIKAPGVLGMSPASLHFLWQTLDYLAPLPFRPAFPSTSTAAPHFGPRLPSPDPSVLCSPSTSWPLRLSHLTQLHPQHQRILKQQQQHGQPPSPPAKKPWSQQPDPYANLMTRKEKDWVVKVQMVQLQSENPRLDDYYYQEYYQKLEKKQADEELLGRRSRFESFKLVTPYIQKAEAYESVVRIEGSLGQVAVSTCFSPRRAIDAVPHGTQEQEAGAASSQRLQVLYRIEKLFLQLLEIEEGQKDGPAQPCEQQSSQLEKLFQALKTQEQNNLEEAADGFLQVLSVRKGKALVARLLPFLPRDRTVSLLLAITRHLPLLVKRDVADQALQTLFEPLGKCISHLTFHELLQGLQGLMLQPPGSSERPVTVVLQNQFGISLLYALLSHGEQLMSLDSSLEEPSSDHTAWTDMVVLTAWEIAQMPTASLAEPLAFPSNLLPLFCHHVDKQLVQQLEARME, encoded by the exons ATGAAACGCCTTCAAG GCACCCACTTAAACCAAAGCCCAGGCAAGTCCTATGACCCCTTGGCTCTTAAGGAAGTGCTGGTGTGTGCCTCCCAGTTGGAGGAAGAGGAACAAaatgaggaagagagggaggaggaggtggacccaGATTTAGCCCCtgacctggaggaggaggaggagcaggaagaggaggaggaagagaatgatCTCGGGGATCCAGCTGTCCTCAGCGCTGTCCGTAACATCCAG AAAGGTCTTCTCAGCTCCCCTGGAATCAAGGCCCCTGGTGTGCTGGGGATGTCGCCTGCTTCCTTGCACTTTCTGTGGCAG ACTCTGGACTACCTGGCACCACTTCCTTTCCGGCCTGCCTTTCCCAGCACCAGCACTGCAGCCCCGCACTTCGGACCTCGACTGCCCTCGCCAGACCCATCTGTCCTCTGCAGCCCGTCGACCTCATGGCCCCTTAGGCTCAG TCATCTGACCCAGCTCCACCCTCAGCACCAGCGGATCTtgaagcaacagcagcagcatggTCAACCACCAAG TCCCCCAGCCAAGAAGCCTTGGTCTCAGCAGCCAGACCCCTATGCTAACCTCATGACCCGAAAAGAGAAGGACTGGGTGGTAAAAGTGCAGATGGTTCAGCTGCAGAGTGAGAACCCCCGCCTGGATGACTATTACTACCAG GAATATTATCAGAAACTAGAGAAGAAGCAGGCAGATGAAGAGCTGCTTGGGCGAAGGAGCAGGTTTGAGTCCTTCAAGCTGGTCACGCCTTACATTCAGAAGGCGGAGGCTTATGAGTCAG TGGTTCGCATCGAGGGTTCCCTGGGCCAGGTAGCTGTATCAACGTGTTTTAGCCCTCGCCGAGCTATTGATGCTGTGCCCCATGGAACTCAAGAGCAG GAGGCTGGAGCTGCAAGCAGTCAGAGGCTTCAGGTGTTGTACCGGATTGAGAAG CTGTTCCTTCAGTTACTAGAGATAGAGGAGGGCCAGAAGGATGGGCCTGCACAGCCCTGTGAGCAGCAGAGCAGCCAGCTTGAGAAGCTCTTCCAGGCCTTAAAGACCCAGGAACAGAATAATCTGGA GGAGGCAGCGGATGGCTTCCTGCAGGTGCTCTCCGTGAGGAAGGGAAAAGCCCTAGTGGCCCGGCTGCTCCCCTTTCTGCCCCGAGATCGAACTGTCAGCCTTCTTCTGGCCATCACTCGCCATCTGCCCCTCCTTGTCAAGAGGGATGTGGCTGATCAG GCCCTGCAAACGTTATTCGAACCTCTGGGCAAATGTATCAGCCACTTGACCTTCCATGAACTTCTCCAAGGACTTCAGGGACTCATGCTGCAACCACCTGGCTCCTCAGAGCGGCCAGTCACTGTGGTGCTGCAGAATCAG TTTGGAATATCTTTGCTCTATGCCCTGCTAAGTCATGGGGAACAGCTGATGTccctggattcttccctagaggaaCCCAGCAGTGACCACACAGCTTG GACAGACATGGTAGTTCTCACTGCCTGGGAGATAGCTCAAATGCCCACAGCCTCTCTGGCAGAACCCCTGGCCTTCCCCAGCAACCTTCTTCCTCTGTTCTGTCACCATGTGGACAAACAACTGGTACAGCAGCTGGAGGCTAGGATGGAGTAA